The DNA sequence TGGGTGATCGATTATTCAGCTAAGTGCACGACAGCTAATATTAATATGACCAGTTTatcttgaaaaaatatattgatatgACTGGTTGATTGATTAAttggttctttttcttttttggtaattaattaattggttgTTTTCGTTGCCGGCTGAATGACTAATCAGGTAAAATACGAAATATTGATGACTTTGGTTTATGGTGCTACTAATTAGGATTCCTTTGACCATTAAGGTGACAataattcctaattaaaaagaagaagcaaataagcattaccaaaaaaaaaaaaaaaagcaaataagacaccaattaattaatattatacatatataggattcttttaaccaaaaaaataatgattaataataaattaagtaaattaAAACATTTAACATGGACTGCTAGTCATATATAACGTTTATAAAGCAaactacaaataaatataataattaggttttgtttggtcagttttggttttttttttgtcaaattatgtgtaatattcCTACTTTAAATGTTTGTTAATGTATGCCAAAAAACATAACAAATTTTTGAAACCagtaaattacatataattatattaaaaaaatcaaaaatataaaaccaaCGTGTTGCCAAACTACAGTTAACAAAAAAAGCTTCCCAACAACGATACAAAATGAAAAACTAATGATGTGAAAACGTCTATATACAGAGAGAGAAACAATAGCAGTAGCATAAGATAGAAGAAGAAATGGGAAATCATAATCTTGACATAGCTATGTTTCCCTGGTTGGCCATGGGCCACATCATCCCCTACATCCATCTTGCCAACCAGCTCGCTGCAAGAGGCCATAGAATCTCCTTCCTAATTCCAAAGAAAACAGTGCCTAAGCTTCAGCACCATAGCCTCCATCCCAACCTCATAACCTTTCACCCTCTCACGGTTCCGGACGTCGATGGCCTCCCTCTGGGCACCGAAACCGCTTCCGATATACCGCTGTCTCTGAACAATCTGCTTGCCGTTGCCCTGGATCTTATGGCCCACCAACTTCAAGAAATTCTAACTACTATTAAACCCCAGTTGGTGTTCTATGATTTTGCTTATTGGTTACCTGATATTACCAAAAGccttggtatcaaatcggtTTGTTACCATGTTGTTTCCGCAACTAGCTTAGCTTTTGCCCTTGTCCCTGCTCGACATGTACCGGACCACCGGCCGATATATGAAGAAGCAAGAGAACCACCTCCTGGCTTCCCATCATCTTCTATTCTGCTTCGCTGTCACGAAATCCTCTCAATGAGTATTCTTTCCAGACCATTTGGTAACGGTGCTATCAAGTTTTATGAGAGGTTAACGAGGGGAATGCAAAACTGCGATGCCCTTGCTGTAAGAAGCTGTAGAGAATTGGAAGGTAAGTTTTGCGACTACATTGGAACACAATATGGTAAATCCTTGCTGTTTACCGGGCTAGCTTTGCCGGAGCCAACTAACACGCCGGCCTTAGAAGATCGGTGGGCTAAGTGGCTCGAAAAGTTCGAAATTGGCTCGGTTGTGTTTTGTGCATTTGGAAgtcaatattttattgaaaaagacCAATTTCAAGAACTAGTACTCGGGTTTGAGCTAACTGGTTTGCCATTTTTTGTGGCCCTGAAACCTCCTATTGGGTGCAAAACAATTGAAGAGGCATTGCCACATGGGTTTGAGGAAAGGGTGAAAGAGAGAGGTGTGGTGCATGGGGGGTGGATCCAGCAGACACTGATATTGAGTCACCCATCAATTGGGTGTTTTGTGAGCCATTGTGGGTTTGGATCAATGATGGAGGGCTTGATGAGTGACAATCAGATTGTGTTGGTTCCAGACTTGGTTGACCAGATCTTGAACACCAAGCTATTGGTTGAAGAACTGAAGGTCGCAGTGGAGGTGAACAGGGAATTAGAAAATAGATGGTTTTCAAAGGAGAGCTTGAGCAAAGCCATAGATTCTGTGATGGATAAAGAAAGTGAGGTGGGTATGATGGTGAAAGCTAACCATGCAAAAGTGAAGGAAGTAATAGAAAAACCTGGTTTGATGGATGGGTATATTGACAAGTTTGTGGAAGATCTGCGTCAGCTTGTGTAACGTAATTAATAAGTGGTAAAGCTGCTAGTATTTCACATGAAAAGTCCTGACTTCGAATTGCCCACccctaatattaaaaaataataataataataatagaggtACTAATAATGTATAATACTATTAATATGTACCTACAGTTCCCATTCGATCGAATTGTTTGTTGCTGTTTCTATAATTTAATGtggttagtttttaaataaGATGTTCATTAGAAATAATTAACTCCCATATGTTTtataggaggaaaaaaaaaaaaaaaacgtgggCTTGCATGTCTAAATGTTTCATTTGCAGAGATCCTTAATATTTagaataattcaatttttgtacTTTGAGATTGGTTTCTATATTCTTACCGGAATCCTTGGTGAGaaatgttgaaatgtggtgatcttgccacaatgtgcaagatagttcggttacactttcGCTCTTTATtttacaacatcaaagaccaaacattatttatgtttatgcattttattttatcttttaatatttaagaacaatatcctttttcgtaatgccctaagctaaattaactaaagcttagagcctttttgtctagttgctggaattgtatttccagcaacataagtccacttccttgaaTGCCGTTTTATGAAGGTTTgagatttggatctgaattttggatataataaactagaaacgtAGAGGAAGcaacagaaaaaagaatggcccaatttggagctgggaaagctgagttaagccctaaacaatctgacccttgtgcagttttgttgcccagaaatctggacaaaactgcctcgggtttgattatttttgaatgggtaaatggactttgttttatctgatttttggctagaacacagttcaatattcaaaaaggtttccctccaattttcaagtcaaatggagctggttttcaaattcaaattcctcAAATAAGCTGAACTGCcgattaaagaaggtttcttgcatgcccagcacattgattagagttagttgagatagtttggcttggttggttacttttaatgcttttgtatttattgctcaatatggcagcatgtcttattgtctttttgatgtatttaaaagtatgaaaattgtaatgaaaacgttgaggaagtaatattcaaaaattttgaaaaacaacaattttggctctctctctctctctctctcaactgctacatttgtttccttcttcttcccaaaagctaacaaacTTCGAAAGAaccccaaacctccattaaaaccagaaacaaaaccttaacaaatccaaaaaaatgaaatcaagaatcaagaaccaacaacaataattcttgactaacaccttgaatgattgtgctctagggtacaacaacataaacctacaccaaattccatcatggtatcagagcataatgtaatttcttaggaccttgtgagctttcaacctagaccattttatttgtgagaggatcccccacctaaagccttccaaccgaaaccaaaatctcccaaaaaggctagttgaaactcaccaaaacaccaccacccgaaagcttgttcttgtgtccatttttcaaaacttttcaaaaaccattttttcaaatggcctcacaacctttgcaaccccaacaccacctaagtttgaaggccaaaactattccatttggagtataaaaatgaaagcctaccttcagcttttggtttatgggaagtcatagaaaaaggttatgtagtggaaaagttaagagctaatgcaacccaagcacaaagaaatgcacatgaggtcgaagttgccaaggggttcaaagccctcactgccttgcactcctccgtgagtgattccatttttacaaggataatgtcatgcacaagtgctagagaggtttggataaagcttcaagaggagttccatggaaatactagaactcggcaaatgcaagttttaaacctaagaagagagtttgagaccatgaagatgaaggagaatgagcttgtcaaggatttcacggaaaggatgctcaaagtggtaaatcaaattcggatccttggtgagcaattgaccgatcaaagggtagtagagaaagtattggtgagcttacccgaaaggtttgaagctaaaatttcctcccttgaagaatctagaaatcttagtgaaataaccttgagtgagctcatcaatgctcttcaagcaaccgaataAAGGaaagccattagaaaggaggagaccatagagagtgcattctatggtggccacggcaacaaaaagaagaataaaggaaggaagagcaacaacaccaaccaaacggGTTTtgcaaccaacaacaacacaaacaacaacaaaagtgaatggaatcaacaaaaacaacaacaaagccatcaaaattgaggagggcatccaccttgccctttgcaagaagcttggacatccaccatccaagtgtttttggaggccggatgcatcttgtgaaagatgtggaggaaaatgccacattgccaaagtatgcaagcaaaggagacaacaagccaatgtggttaatgaagaagccaagaacctatttgtggtcacatgccttaaggccataagtagtggtctcggttggcttgtggatagtagTTGCTCACACTACATGAGTTTCCAAGaggatggttttatggagcttgaccgaaactaaaaaaccaaagtgaagattggtgatggccggttcatggaagtagaaggcaaaggtgATGTGtacttgaacaccaaggaaggtaccaaaattataaaagatgtgctatatgttcctagtttatgtgaaaacttgcttagtgtagcacaattggtagcaagaggctttgctttaaactttgcaaaagatggatgtattatatatgatgcttgtggtaatgagttgtttaaggtaccattgaaggacaaacgctatagattggacctagttaagaatgaacaagccttaa is a window from the Ziziphus jujuba cultivar Dongzao chromosome 11, ASM3175591v1 genome containing:
- the LOC107415278 gene encoding UDP-glycosyltransferase 79B9, encoding MGNHNLDIAMFPWLAMGHIIPYIHLANQLAARGHRISFLIPKKTVPKLQHHSLHPNLITFHPLTVPDVDGLPLGTETASDIPLSLNNLLAVALDLMAHQLQEILTTIKPQLVFYDFAYWLPDITKSLGIKSVCYHVVSATSLAFALVPARHVPDHRPIYEEAREPPPGFPSSSILLRCHEILSMSILSRPFGNGAIKFYERLTRGMQNCDALAVRSCRELEGKFCDYIGTQYGKSLLFTGLALPEPTNTPALEDRWAKWLEKFEIGSVVFCAFGSQYFIEKDQFQELVLGFELTGLPFFVALKPPIGCKTIEEALPHGFEERVKERGVVHGGWIQQTLILSHPSIGCFVSHCGFGSMMEGLMSDNQIVLVPDLVDQILNTKLLVEELKVAVEVNRELENRWFSKESLSKAIDSVMDKESEVGMMVKANHAKVKEVIEKPGLMDGYIDKFVEDLRQLV